CCGTTGATTTTAGGTAGTATCGTGTTGGTGCTGGGAATCGCGTCTGCCAGCGGCACATCCTCGACGAACGAGGTGTGGCTGTTCTACTTCTTCGGCGCGCTGCTGTGCATCAATCCGGCGGCGACCGCCGTGCTGACGCAGTACGTGCTGCTCAACGAACACACCGTCGGCGTGTTCTCGTACACGATGGGCAACGGGCAAGTCATTCCGCTCATTTCGCCCTGGATTCCGTTTACGCTGATCTATCTGGGTCTCACCGTGCTGTTTTTCATCCTGTCCGTGCGGCGCGTCCGTATGACTGAACGCTGAACCCTATGGCAACTCGTGCAGCGACTCTTGAGCAGACCGGAACTTCTCTCGAACGCCGCGTCCGGCGGTGGGATCGACGCCTGCGGCTGGTGCAGAGCGTGGTCTGGCTGCCGCGCGGTCTGATCGCCGGGCTGGTCGTGGCGCTGGCAATCGCAGCGGCGGCGCGGCTGCGCGTGTGGCTGCTGCCCGACGACGTGGCGGCCCTGGCCGTTGCGGTGATCGGCGTGAGCGGGTTGGTGGCGCTGATCGCGGTGTGGGTTCGGCCCCAGCCGGTGCCGCGTCTGGCGCGCCAGTTCGACCGGCGCTTTGGCCTCAAGGACCGCGTCAGCACGGCGCTGGAACTGGCAGGCGGCTCGATCCCGTCGGTGGAGTACCTGACCGATTACCAGCTTGACGACGCGATGCGCGCAGCGGCAGGTGTGGACGTGGCCGCCCTGCTGCCGGTCCGCGTGCGCTGGCGCGAACTCGTGCTGTTGGCAGCATTGGGTGCAGTGCTGGCCTACTTGCTGTTGGCCCCTAATCCACGCGCGGACGAGCTGCGCGCGCAGCAGGCGCTCCATAAGGCGCTGGCCGTGCAGACGGCGACCCTCGACGCAGCCATCGAGGACATCGAGCAGGACCCGCGCCTGACCGAGGCGGAAAAGGATGCGCTGACGCAGCCGCTTGAGGAGGCGCGCGACACGCTGAACCAACCCGGCGTCACGCAGCCGGAGGCAGTCGCGGCGCTGGCGCAGGCCGGGCAGTCTCTGCAGGAACTGTCGAATGGCATGCTGCCCGACCAGCAGCAGGCGTACAGCGAGGCCGCGCAAGCGTTGAGCGGATCGTCCCTGACGCAGCCGCTGTCAGACGCGCTCGGCGCGCCCGATCTGCAATCGGCGGCGCAGGAAGCGGAGTCGATGTCCGACCGGCTGGGCGAGACTGAGATCAGCGACGCAGAGCGCGAGGATCTGGCGAACCGCCTGGACGAGGCTGCGGGCGCGCTGGAAGCGAACAATCCGGCGCTGGCTGAGCAGATGCGTCGGGCAGCGGACGCGCTGCGCCAGGGGGATATGGGCGCGGCGCAGCAGGCTCTCAGTGAAGCGGCGCAAACCCTCCAGGAGCAGCAGCGCCAGCTCGACCAATCGCCGCTGGCCGAACAGGCGGACTCGGCGCAGCAGCAGGCTGCCGAGGGCCAGCAGCAGCTCGCCCAGACGGGGCAAAACGGCGAACAGGCGCAGGCGTCGCAGGGCCAGCCGGGTGGTCAACAGAACGGCCAGCAGCAGTCCGGCGAGCAGGCTTCGCAGGGCCAGGAGGCGCAGAACGGCGAGGGCGCGTCGCAGGGCCAGACCGGTGCACAGCCGCAGGACAGTCAGGGTCAGGGGCAGTCGGGCGATCAGCAGAGCGGCGAGCCGTCTGCCGGAGAAGGTGAGTCCGGGGAGGGTCAGTCCCAGAGCGGCGCGGAAAACGCAGGCGAAGGCGACCAGGGCGCCCAGCAGGGCGCGGCACAGCCGGGCGCGAGCATGGGCGAGGGTGAAAGCAGCGCGCTGAGCGCCGGGCAGGGTGAAGGCGGCGCGGGCAACGACACCACCAGCGGCGTGCAGCAGGATGGAGCCGTGCAGGCAGATGGCGCGTCCGGCGACGGGAACGGCGAGCCGGGCGAGTTCGAGTCGCCGTACCAGCCGTCCACCATCGGCGGACAGAGCGACGAGTCGGTGGATGTGGGCGGCGAAGTCACCGATCCAAACGCGGTCCCGCTGCAGGAAGGCGATCTGGCTTCCAACCCGAGCGGCGAAGCACAGCTCTCATACCAGGATGTCTATGGCGACTACCAGGGCGCGGTGAGCGACGCGCAGAACAGCCCGCGCATCCCGCTGGGCCAGCGTGACGTCATCCACGATTATTTTTCGGCGCTGGAGCCGTAAGGCCCGGCACGCAGCGAGGAAAGAACGTCCATTGTGAACAGGCCAGCCCGTTGGATTAGCCTCAGCTTGGTCATCTTCCTGTCGCTCGGCATGTCCGGGTGCATTAAGCCCGTCTCCACCGCGGAACCGCCTACGGCGACCGTACCGGTGGTCGTGCAGCCGCCAACCGCCACGCTGGCGGCGGAGGGTGTGCCAGCGGACGTGCCCGACGCGGCAGCAGTCGAGCCGACGGCGGCCCCGGTTCAGGAGGAGCCTGCGCTGCCCGAAGCGCAGCCATACGTGGAGACGTTCGTCCTGTCGCGTGGACAGGCACCGACCGATCTGGTGGTGTGGGGCGACGCCGTGCTGGGGCCAGATCGACTGCTGGGCTATGCATACACCGGGGCGGGGGGCTTCCCGTGCACCGGCTTTTTGCTGGTCTCGGCAGCGGCGAACAACGGCGCGATTGCCTGCGCGACCGATCCCGCGATGGCGGCGCTGGCGAGCACGTCCTATATTTCCACGTCTGACGGGCAACCCTACACGATTGTGTTCGGGCGCGCGACCGATCCGACGATCACTGCGCTGGCGGTCATCTTCGACGATGGGAGCAACCAGACGGCCAACCCCAGTGCGGGCGGATTCATGGTGCTGCACGCGGACATCGTGTCGGTGGTCGTCATCACGGCCATTAACGCCGAGGGCAACACCGTGATGGACAACATACCTCAGGTTCCGGCCAGCTAGCGACGAGGCCGCGCTGTCTGCCGGAGTAGGCGCGGCGCGGGTAAGGGATAGAAACGATGAGTGAAGCGACCGCAGTACAACCGATCAGCGTGGACGATTTTCACCAGACGGCGCGCGCGATCCTGGCCGAAATCGGCAAGGTGATCGTGGGCCAGGACGAGGTCGTGCGGCAGGTGCTGATGTGCGTGATCCTGGGGGGGCATGCGCTGCTGGAAGGCGTGCCGGGCCTGGGCAAGACCATGCTTGTGCGCACGCTGGCCGACGTGCTCGACCTGAAGTTCGCGCGGGTGCAGTTCACGCCGGACCTGATGCCTGCCGACATCCTGGGCACGAACATCATGGAAGAGGGCGAGGACGGGCGGCGCATGTTCCGCTTCGAGGCCGGGCCGGTGTTCGCCAACCTCGTGCTGGCCGACGAGATTAACCGCGCGACGCCCAAAACGCAGTCGGCGCTGCTGGAAGCCATGCAGGAAAAGACCGTCACGGTGGCAAACCACCGCTACGATCTTGAGCCGCCGTTCTTCGTACTGGCGACGCAGAATCCGCTCGAAATGGAAGGGACCTATCCGCTGCCCGAAGCGCAGCTCGACCGCTTCCTGTTCAAGATCGACGTGCTGTTCCCCTCGGCGCGTGAATTGGTCGAGATCATGGGTCGCACGACCGGGCTGAGTGCGCCCCAGGCGCAGACCGTCGCGGACGGTGCGCGCATCCTGGCGATGGGTGAGTTGGTACGTCAGGTGCCGATCGCGACGCACGTCAGCGAGCTGATTGCGCGGCTGGTGATCGCCACGCACCCCGACGGTGACTCGCCATCCGAGCTGGTGGAGCAGTACGTGCGCTACGGGTCCAGTCCGCGTGGGGGGCAGGCACTGGTGTTGGGTGCAAAAGCGAACGCGCTGCTGGACGGGCGCTATAACGTGGCCTATGAAGATGTGCAGGCGGTAGCGGCTTCGGCGCTGCGGCATCGTATTTTGTTGAATTTTGAGGGGCTGGCGGAAGGGATCTCGACCGACGACGTGGTCGCGGATCTGCTGATGCGCCTGCCTGTGGAGTGAGGCTGATGGCTGCTGCGGATTTGCTCCAACGTTTGCTGGCTGCGCCCGATCCCGACGATTTGTGGCGGCTGCATCCCCTGCTGCTCGACTGGCAGGATCCGCGTGCCGACGCCGCGCGCGATCTCGCTGAGAGCTTTTACACGTACCTGTGCGTGGTGCGCAACAAGCTGACCTCGCTGCAGTACAACGAGTTCGCCGTGGCGCTGTCCGCCGGAGCGGCGGGCATGGCTGCCGTGAGCGAGACGCTCGAGAGTCTGCGCGAGGCCCCGGATCAGTTGTTTGGCAACGTGCTGCTGGGCAGCCTGTCGGGCGCGCTGGAGACGCTGGCGGCGTACCAGTACGTGAAAGCCTGGGGAACGGATTACTTATCCGCACACGAGCAAGCGGCTTGGGCGCTCTATACGGCGCTGTGGCGTCTGTCGGCGGGGCTGCGCCCCAACCTGGACACGGCGGCGCGGGCCGCGCTGGTCGAGTCGCTGCTGGCTCCCGTGCGCGACCTCGACCTGCCGGACAGTGTGCGTGCGGCAATGGTCGTGCGCCTGTTCCAGCTTCTGCTGGCGATCGCGCTGCTTCCACTGCTCGACGCGCCATCTGCGGTCCAACCGCCGCTTGTATCTGAAGGGTAGGTTTATGGAGTCATCTCCGGCAATTCGTATCGACGACCTCGGCAAGACATTCGGCGGCCTGCGTAAGCGCAAACGTATCCAGGCGGTGAAGGGCATCACCTTCGAAGTGCCCGCCGGGACGGTGTACGGCTTTTTGGGGCCGAACGGCGCGGGCAAAACGACCACAATCCGCATGCTGCTCGACCTGATCCACCCCACGCGCGGCAACGCGTATATTTTTGGCCAGCACGTGCACCGCAATCACGGGGTGCTGCGCCGGGTGGGGGCGATTGTCGAGGGCGCGATGTTCTATAACTTCCTGACTGCGCGGCGCAACCTGGAAGTACTCGCGCGCACGGGCGACCACTACGATGCGGCGCGCATCGACGCGCTGCTGGAGCAGGTCGGCCTGTCGGCACGGGCGGGTCAGCGCGTCAAGGGCTACTCAACCGGCATGAAGCAGCGGCTGGGGCTGGCGGCGGCGCTGCTTAACGACCCGGATTTGCTGATCCTGGACGAGCCGACCAACGGCCTGGACCCCAGCGGCATGCACGAGATCCGCGAGTTTATCCGCGATCTGGCCGACCGCCAGGGTAAGACAGTATTCCTGTCCAGTCACCTTCTGGGCGAGATCGAGCAGATCTGCGACCGGGTGGCGATCATTAACCACGGCCTGATCGTGCGCGAAGGGGTCGTGTCCGATCTGCTGGCGGGGCAGGCGCAGCTGCACGTCGAGGCTGAGCCGGTCGAGCAGGCGGCGGCGCTGCTGCACGAGCGCTGGCCGGTGACCGCCGTCAACGGCGCGCTGAGCATCACGGCGACGCGCGAGGACATGCCACACATCGTACGGCGGCTGGTGGAGGGCGGCGTAGATGTCTATCAGGTGAGTGGGCAGCGGCAGACGCTAGAGGACTATTTCCTTGAGGTCGTGGGGGAGGCGCCGGGCCATGATTAACCTGTTCCGGGCCGAATGGGCCAAGATCAACGGGAATCGCTGGGTGGCGGGCTGCCTGATCTGGGTGTTCCCGGTGGGCGCGGTGGGCTTGATGGTGCTGTTGGGCGTCATCATGGCATTTTCGTCCGGCGCGCGTGAGTCCTTCGTGTCTGACAACGCGCAGTGGACCGACATGCTGGTCGGTGCGTGGCAGATCCCGAACGAGATGTTGGGGCGCGTGCTGCTGTTGGGCTTCACGGCGGTGATCTTCGCCGGGGAATACCAGTGGAACACCTGGAAGAACATCGTGCCGCGCAGCCGCCGCCTGGCGCTGATCGCGATCAAGTTCGTCACGCTCGGCGTGTTCGTGGTATTTGCTTTTGTGATCCTGTCCATTCTGCTCACGGTGGGCTGGGGCATCCTGACGTGGATCGCGGGTGGCACGTACGGCCCTCATGTCACCGAGAGCGTTGTGCGCGATGTGGCGGGGGACTATCTGCGCTCGGCAGGACTGGCGTTCATCTCGACCCTGATCGCGGCGGGCTATGCGGCGCTGGCCGGGATGCTGACGCGCTCGATCTTGGGCGGGATTCTGGTGAGCGTTGGCCTGACAATCGGCGAGGCGGCGTCGGCGGTGGGCCTGGTCCTGATCGCGTTTTTCCTCGACGCGCCATCAGTCGTCAAGTTGTACCGCTTCGCGCCGACATATAACTTGCTGAATGTCAACGAATGGATCGTGAATCACAAAGCCGCGCCGTTTGATATGCAGTATGGGGACAACCAGCACATCATCCTGTCGAGCAGCATGGAGTTCTCGCTGCTGGTACTGGCTGTGTGGATCGTGGGGCTGATCGCGCTGACCGCGTATTGGTTTCAGCGCCAGGACATCACCTCATAGGGCGGCGACTCGACCAGACTCATGACTGAACGACTCTTCGACGAAAAGACGCTGCGCAAGCTCGACCGGCTGGTGCTGGTGGCGAATCAGGTGCGCGCGGGGGCGATCAAGGGCGAGCGCCGCTCGGCCCGGCGTGGGACCAGCGTCGAGTTTGCGGATTACCGCAACTATGTGCGCGGGGATGACCTGCGCCGGTTGGACTGGAACATCTATGCGCGGCTGGATCGCCCCTACATCAAACTGTTGGAAGACGAAGAGGATCTGGCTGTGCACGTCGTGGTGGACGGCTCCGCGAGCATGGACTGGCCGCGCGGCGGCAGCCGCGACCAGCACAAGTTCCTCTACGCCTGCCGGGTGGCGGCAGGTCTGGGCACAATCGCGCTTGCCACAGGTGACCAGCTCACATTTAGCATCCTGCGGCAGGACGGCGCGGTGCGCTGGGGGCCGTTCCGGGGGCGCGGGCAGACACTCAACCTGCTTGGCTGGCTGGAAAGCCAGCGCACGCGCGGCGTGGTCGAGATCAACGGGGCGCTGCGCGATGTGGCGCGGCGCACGACACGTACCGGACTGGTAATCGTGCTGACCGACCTCATGACTCCCTCCGGCTACCAGGACGGGCTGCGCGCGCTGCAAGGGCGCGGGCACGAGGTCGCGCTGGTGCACGTGCTCTCGCCAGACGAGATCGATCCGCCAGTGATGGGCGACCTGAAGCTGGTGGATGTGGAGACGGGCATCCCGCAGGAGGTCAGCATCGACGCCGAGATGCGCGGGCTGTACCTGGAGCGCTTCCAGACGTGGCAGACGGAGATCGGGACGAGCTGCGCGCGGCGCGGTATCCATTACGCCCTGGCCCCGACTGCAACCCCGTGGGAGCAGGTGATCCTCTCCGAGCTGCGACGGGCGAGCGTGGTTCGCTGATGGCTTCGGCGCGTTCCTCGGAAGCGACGCGTGCGACGCTGGCGGTGCTGGTCGTCGCGCTGATCGCGGCGTTTGGGCTGCGTGTGTGGGACCTCGGCGGGCCGAGCGTATGGCACGACGAAGCCTGGTCGATCCGCGCCATTCGCGATCCGATCAATACGCCCGACGACAACACGCCGCCCGTTTATTACGCCGTGATGCACGTGCTGTGGCGGGGCGCAGGTGACAGCGCGTTCGCGCTGCGACTTGGCTCGGTGCTAATCGACCTGATCACAGTGGCGTTGGCGGCACACGTCGCGTGGCGGTGGGCGGGACGCGATGGCGCGATCCTGGCGGCGATCCTGTTCGCGCTGTCGCCGCTGCTGTGGGCGTATGCGCGCGAGATCCGCGCATACGTGGCCGTGCCGCTGCTGGCACTGGTGCTGTTGCGCGGCGTGGATTGCTTGCTGGCGGGCGACGGCTGGCGGCGGTGGCGTGTCTGGTTGGCCGTTCTTGTCCCGGAGCTGATCCTGCTTTACACGCACAACCTCAGCGTGCCGGTTGTGGCGTGGCTCAATGCGGTGGTGGTTCTGGCCTGGGCATGGGCGCGGCAGTGGCGACGGTTGGCACTGTGGCTGGGCAGCCAGGCGGTGCTGCTGGTGCTCTATCTGCCGTGGCTGTTCGGCCAGTCGCCGAGCGGCACGCTGCTCAACTCGCCGCCCGAACTCAGCCTGGGGCTGGTGTGGAAGATCTGGCAGTCGTACTTCGCGCCGGTGCCGGTCCAGATCGGCGCGGACAACGCGCTGACCGTCGCCAGTGCGCTAATCGGGGCGGCGGCGCTGTTCAGCGCGGGCGCGGTGCTGGCCTGGGACCGGCGGCGTCCGGCTATGCTGGTGCTGTCACAGGCGATCTTGCTGCCTGCCTTCTCGACGGCGGAACTGCTGGCGGCGAACATCGACTTTCACCCGCGCTACTACATCGTCGGCGTTCCGGCGGCGCTGTTGCTGATCGCGTTGGGTGCGCACAGTGTGCCGAGCCTCGACCTGCGGCGGCTGGCGGTCCCGGCAGGGATCGCGCTGGCGTTTGGCGTGGCGACGGCGAGCTTTTTCCCGCTGTTCGGTACGCCGCGCTACCAGCATGACGACTTCCGCGCCCTGGCCAAGTACTACGCGCGGCTGCCGGAGGACGCGATCGTGCTCGTGCCGTATGGCTGGGAACCCGCGCTGGAGGAATATTACATCGACCGGCTGGATGTGCGGGCGCAAGTGCTCGGCATCGACCTGCACAGCGACGAGGAAACGGCGGTCGCAGCTATCAACGCGGCGCTGGCGGAACGTACGCTGCCCGTGCACGTCGAGCTGCTGACGTGGTACCAGCTTCCGGCGGACGTGCGCGGCATGTACCCGTGCCTGCTCGACGCGGCGGGTGGGCGCGAGGGTGATGCCACTACAGTACAGGGCATCACCACAACTGGCTACCGGATTGAGCGACGTGTGGGACTGGCCGATTTGAGCGTGGAAGCGGTCGATTATGGGCGCGTGACGCTGGACGGCGCGGCACTGGGCGGCGAGACGTCGCTGTGCCTGCGCACGGACTGGACGCTGCGGCAGGCGAGCGACGACGACTGGCGGGTGGCAGTCCGGCTGCTGACGAACGATCCGGCGGGTTGGATCGTGACGCGCGCGGACGGCGACATCCGGCTCGACGATCAGGCGCTCAGCGCCGAATGGGACGTCGGAGAGACGGGCGGAGCCTATACGCTGCTGCGCCTGCCGCCCGGCACGCCGCCCGGTGACTACGCGTTGCAGATGAACGTCTACAGCGCGGCGCATCCGGGTGGCCTCGACCGGCTGGTGAGCGGCATCCCATCGGGGCGCGTGACGTCCCTGGGCGACGTGGCGCTGGACGGCGCGACGTCGCTGGCGTTCGGCGCGATCTCGCATCCGACCGAGATCCCGGTGAGCGAGGGCGTGACGCTGGTGGGCTATGACGTGCCGGAAAGTGAGACGTTAACTCCCGGTCAGGAGCTGCGTATAACCCTGTACCTGACGTCCACGCTGGATTGGGCCAGCGCGTCGCTCGATCTAAGCGGTGCGGGGTGGTCGCGGTCGGAACCGGTGACCGCATCTGCGGGATCGAGCCTGGACTGGCACGCTTTCGTGATCCCTGCCGAAGCGTACGGCGAAGCGACGCTGGCGCTCATGCCAGAGGGTGGCGATCCCGTGCCGCTGGCGACGTGGACCGTTGAGCCGAGCGATCACCTGCTGAGCGCGCCGCCGTTCGACGTGGCGGTAGACGCGGCGTTCAGCGATCTGGCTACACTGGCCGGGTTCAGTACAAACGCGATGACCGTTTCGCCAGACGATCCGCTGACCCTGACGTTGGTTTGGCGCGCGGACGAGACAACGAGCACGTCGTACAAGGTGTTCACGCATCTGCTGGACGTCGACGGGATGGTTGTCGCGCAGCACGACGGGTATCCCGTCGAGGGTGATCGCCCGACGAGCGGGTGGGTGCCGGGCGAGTACGTGCTCGATTCACACACGCTGGATTTCGAGCGCGACGA
This sequence is a window from Aggregatilinea lenta. Protein-coding genes within it:
- a CDS encoding ABC transporter permease yields the protein MINLFRAEWAKINGNRWVAGCLIWVFPVGAVGLMVLLGVIMAFSSGARESFVSDNAQWTDMLVGAWQIPNEMLGRVLLLGFTAVIFAGEYQWNTWKNIVPRSRRLALIAIKFVTLGVFVVFAFVILSILLTVGWGILTWIAGGTYGPHVTESVVRDVAGDYLRSAGLAFISTLIAAGYAALAGMLTRSILGGILVSVGLTIGEAASAVGLVLIAFFLDAPSVVKLYRFAPTYNLLNVNEWIVNHKAAPFDMQYGDNQHIILSSSMEFSLLVLAVWIVGLIALTAYWFQRQDITS
- a CDS encoding ABC transporter ATP-binding protein, producing MESSPAIRIDDLGKTFGGLRKRKRIQAVKGITFEVPAGTVYGFLGPNGAGKTTTIRMLLDLIHPTRGNAYIFGQHVHRNHGVLRRVGAIVEGAMFYNFLTARRNLEVLARTGDHYDAARIDALLEQVGLSARAGQRVKGYSTGMKQRLGLAAALLNDPDLLILDEPTNGLDPSGMHEIREFIRDLADRQGKTVFLSSHLLGEIEQICDRVAIINHGLIVREGVVSDLLAGQAQLHVEAEPVEQAAALLHERWPVTAVNGALSITATREDMPHIVRRLVEGGVDVYQVSGQRQTLEDYFLEVVGEAPGHD
- a CDS encoding DUF58 domain-containing protein translates to MTERLFDEKTLRKLDRLVLVANQVRAGAIKGERRSARRGTSVEFADYRNYVRGDDLRRLDWNIYARLDRPYIKLLEDEEDLAVHVVVDGSASMDWPRGGSRDQHKFLYACRVAAGLGTIALATGDQLTFSILRQDGAVRWGPFRGRGQTLNLLGWLESQRTRGVVEINGALRDVARRTTRTGLVIVLTDLMTPSGYQDGLRALQGRGHEVALVHVLSPDEIDPPVMGDLKLVDVETGIPQEVSIDAEMRGLYLERFQTWQTEIGTSCARRGIHYALAPTATPWEQVILSELRRASVVR
- a CDS encoding AAA family ATPase; its protein translation is MSEATAVQPISVDDFHQTARAILAEIGKVIVGQDEVVRQVLMCVILGGHALLEGVPGLGKTMLVRTLADVLDLKFARVQFTPDLMPADILGTNIMEEGEDGRRMFRFEAGPVFANLVLADEINRATPKTQSALLEAMQEKTVTVANHRYDLEPPFFVLATQNPLEMEGTYPLPEAQLDRFLFKIDVLFPSARELVEIMGRTTGLSAPQAQTVADGARILAMGELVRQVPIATHVSELIARLVIATHPDGDSPSELVEQYVRYGSSPRGGQALVLGAKANALLDGRYNVAYEDVQAVAASALRHRILLNFEGLAEGISTDDVVADLLMRLPVE